CCCCTCCAAGAGTTCCCGAGGCAATAAAGGCTCAAAACGCACCTTTGAGAGATCGCAAAAGACGCTAAAATTCACACGATTGGTATGTAGAAAATGGAGGTTATCCAAGCAGTGTTGGTTAACCATAGCGTTATAGCGCACGCCTAAATCCCTCAAAGCAAGTCCTCAAATTCACCTAGCATTTTTTCCACCTCGCCCATGCCAATTTTCCAAAATTCTTTATCGGCAATGTCTAACCCAAACATCCCGACCAATTCTTCAGGGCTTTGACTGCCTCCCTTGCTCAAAAATTCCGTATAGGTTTCCACAAAGGCCTTTTTCTCGCTAGGGGTTTGTTTTTGGCGGTATAGCCCAAAGAGGGCGAGCACTAAAAGTTGTCCATAGCTATAGGCATAGCAGTAAAAGGGCGAATGGATGAAGTGGGGGATGTAACTCCACCAACGGGCGTAATTTTTGGTGAGCTTGACACTTTTACCAAACATTTTGGCGTTTTCTTCCTGCCAAATAGTGTCAAAATCCTCCGCTTTGAGCTCGTTTTCCGTGCTGTGGATACGGCGTTCAAAATTGGTCATCACCACCTGTCTAAACATGGTCGAAAACATGTCTTCTAACTTGCCCGCATAGATATTGCGCAATTCTTTTTTATTCAAACTTGGTTTAAGACTCTCGAACAAAAGCATTTCCCCAAAAACAGATGCGGTTTCTGAAGTGGTCAGGGGCGTGTTGGCGTTGAGATAGCCCACTTGTTTGCTCAAAGTTTGGTGAATCATATGCCCAAATTCATGGGCGATAGTAAAGGCTGAACGGCGGTTATTGGTAAAATTTAACAGCACAAAGGGGTGCGCGCTAGGCACGGTGCTATCGCTAAACGCACCTCCGCGTTTTAAAGGGCGCGGATGCGAATCCACCCACCCGTGCGCCAATGCTTGCTCGGCGATGCTGTGGAATTTTGGGGAGAAGTCTTTATAGGCTTTGAGCACCAAATCAAGAGCTTCTTGATAAGTGATGGGGTTTTCTTTGGTGTCAATGGGTGCATAACGATCGTAGTCTTTGAGTTTGTAGCCCAAAAGCTTGGATTTGATTTTGTAGTAGCGTTGCACAAGAGCGTAA
This portion of the Helicobacter felis ATCC 49179 genome encodes:
- a CDS encoding M3 family oligoendopeptidase, which codes for MSPTKMSKKEISADTQTLEHRWDLSALFKSVEDLDAHMASLDKKIKAYEKKYANSFAQLEAGGFKKAMEDYEELSEGISRAMSYVFLILSTDMEKSDLASKYQLLCSELGQHLLFVENEFCALDSAKQEALIQATPKYAYTLRVLLQQKAHILSLAEEKVLLATSSVGVDAFSQLFDKTLTALKIPFQDRLVSEEEILSELHNPDRKLRKKAQKALTKALKKNEMVLTYVLNMVRKDLHIDTKLRHYEKPESFRHLSNQIPQASVDSMLEIVNDNYALVQRYYKIKSKLLGYKLKDYDRYAPIDTKENPITYQEALDLVLKAYKDFSPKFHSIAEQALAHGWVDSHPRPLKRGGAFSDSTVPSAHPFVLLNFTNNRRSAFTIAHEFGHMIHQTLSKQVGYLNANTPLTTSETASVFGEMLLFESLKPSLNKKELRNIYAGKLEDMFSTMFRQVVMTNFERRIHSTENELKAEDFDTIWQEENAKMFGKSVKLTKNYARWWSYIPHFIHSPFYCYAYSYGQLLVLALFGLYRQKQTPSEKKAFVETYTEFLSKGGSQSPEELVGMFGLDIADKEFWKIGMGEVEKMLGEFEDLL